TTGCGGCCATCGGGCGCATAACGTTTGAGATGGTGGAGAACGCGGCCACCTGTTGCCATTCCGCTTGCCGAGATAATGACCTTGGGCACCGGACTCATTGTGAGCGCCTTGGACTCTTCGACATCGCGAACATAGCGCGCGACCTTGCAAGCGGCATCGCATTCCGCTTCGGTCAGCCTGTGGTCGCCGGCATGGCGGCAGAAGATGCCGCTCGCGTCGATTGCCATCGGGCTATCGAGATAGACGGGAACATTGCTGATCCGCCCTGCGGCGCGCAGGCGTGATAGATGATAGAGGATGGATTGGGCCCGGCCGACGGCGAAGGCCGGAATGACCACGGTTCCGCCGCGGCGAACACAGCGCTCGATGGCATCGCCAAGGGCCGCTACGGCATCCAGCGCCTCATGGCTCCGGTTGCCATAGGTCGATTCGACGATCAGATAATCCGCTTCCACGGGAGGCGAGGGATCGAGCATGACCGGATCGTTGAAGCGGCCCAGGTCTCCCGAGAAGAGGATCGTGCGGTCACGCCATTTGAGTTCGACGAATGCCGCCCCGAGTATATGTCCGGCACGATGGAAGCGAAGTTCGGCGCCCCCTGCCACCGAACGATATGCCCCGAAGCGGACCGGATCGAGATAGTCGAGCGCCACCTCGGCGTCCTTCTTCGTGTAGAGAGGAAGCGCGGGCTTGTGGCGCGAATAGCCGTGGCGATTGGCGAACGCCGCATCATTCTCCTGGAGAAAGCCGCTGTCGGGCAAGAGGAGGCCGCAAAGGTCCGCGGTGGCGTCGGTGCATAGAATCCGGCCGCTCCAGCCTTCCTTCACAAAGCGCGGAATATAGCCTGAATGATCGAGATGCGCATGGGTCAGAACGATGGTGTCGATGGCCCGGTGGTCAGAGAGCGCCGGCTCCCAATTTCGTTCACGAAGCTCACGACCACCCTGAAACAGGCCGCAGTCGATCATGATCTTCGCGCTGCGATCTCCGAGAAGATATCGCGAGCCGGTCACCGTACCCGCCGCCCCGAGAAACGCGATCGAGATTGCCTCGCCGGCGTCCCGTTCGCCCGCGCCGCCGAATGGCGCTCGCCCTTCCCCTGTCTGCATCGTCTCTACCCAGCCTGTTGAACCATGGGCTGAGGAGATCGCCGCAAATGACCGGGCCGGGAATACGCAATAACCGCAAAGACGGACCCAAGCAAACC
This DNA window, taken from Sphingopyxis alaskensis RB2256, encodes the following:
- a CDS encoding MBL fold metallo-hydrolase RNA specificity domain-containing protein — encoded protein: MQTGEGRAPFGGAGERDAGEAISIAFLGAAGTVTGSRYLLGDRSAKIMIDCGLFQGGRELRERNWEPALSDHRAIDTIVLTHAHLDHSGYIPRFVKEGWSGRILCTDATADLCGLLLPDSGFLQENDAAFANRHGYSRHKPALPLYTKKDAEVALDYLDPVRFGAYRSVAGGAELRFHRAGHILGAAFVELKWRDRTILFSGDLGRFNDPVMLDPSPPVEADYLIVESTYGNRSHEALDAVAALGDAIERCVRRGGTVVIPAFAVGRAQSILYHLSRLRAAGRISNVPVYLDSPMAIDASGIFCRHAGDHRLTEAECDAACKVARYVRDVEESKALTMSPVPKVIISASGMATGGRVLHHLKRYAPDGRNLILFAGFQASGTRGAAMVAGAPSVKIHGEQVPVRAEVRNLSMLSAHADADEILKWLGQFVRAPRMTFITHGEPDAAAALARRIGDELGWPCQIPGLGDRVVLE